The nucleotide sequence AGAGAAGCAAGCGCTGGAAGTAGACGAGGAGCTGGAGAGCGTGGAACTGGAACAGCTGCAGGAGATCCTGCCTTCGCATCAGCCCCGGTTCATCGTCTACAGGTACTAGCAGTGGGGTTCTGAGCAAGGAGCCATCCACTCTCATGATATATAAAGGAATATGGGCTCTGATGAGAGAGTAAGCAATGCTCTCTATTACCTTCTGACTGAAATAAAAGCAAAATTGTATattaatacatatatacatataacaaGGGTACTCTGgtaaaacagaataagtgcagaatttaaaaaaaaatgttacatacTTAGGCATACTCAaattttctgctttatttatctagaaaaaccgtataagtaaataaatattgtgcacttatccggtcctgccagaataccctcgattaATTCAGAGCTCCATCACACTGCATATTTTCTgaattgttatattttaaaatgcaaacttaacttaaccttaagccgagtttagacctgcaaggaaaatcgtgcaagctgcattacattgcgacgccgtaaagccaacgagtttgtagtggtcaatcgagcgtcgcaatgtaatgcaacttgtcaagtctaaactcggatttaagaaaacttattttttaaattacaatattaaggtgattttccaccggcgaggcgagacgagacgaggaattgaaatttgtatggcgcccgcggcggctcgcggcgggcgcgcgagaatgcatacaaatttcaattctcgtctcgcctcgccggtggaaaatcaccattagaaTGATTCAACTCACGataatattataacaaaaaatatataacttgCTATTTAATTCAATGAAAAATGCCTATTAAGTAACAAATAAGAAATACACTGGCCCggcggaccccaaactaggctgagcctgtatcttgtgACCCAGAAAACTTGTAGGACCGTTTTCGACTTATAAATTGTGAGCTGAACTgttctaatattgtaatttttaatgtgtcTCACATgagcttaagtaatattataactTGTATAAGCCAGAACTGATTATGATTGGCATTACAGTTACAAAATGGAGCACGACGACGGACGAACATCCTTCCCGATGTGTTTTATATTCTACACACCGCGAGACGCGCACATGGAGTTGCAGGTGAGTTGAATAGAATAagatactttttagggttccgtagccaaaatctgtctgtccgtccgcggctttgcgcagggactatcaatgctagaaagctggaattttgcacgaatatatccaaaaacaatttttttagaggacctcccatagacgtaaagtgggggtgattttttttttgtcatcaaaacttgtagtgtggggtatatcgttggataggtcttttaaaaccattagggggttgctaaaacgatttttcgatttagtgatttttttgcaaaatattcaaatttaaaagagcaaattttcattaatatcgagcgtccccccaccttctaaaatctaaaccggtgggtggaaaaatttgaaaaaaatcaggatggtagtaaaaatatatcaaacttacaagcaAAACTATtatataacggttaagttttcttgagaattattaatagtttccgtacaaaatacgaaatccttagaaaatattacttaatgtttttgtaatggctacggaaccctgtttcgggcgtgttcgacacgcccttggccggttatttgtcatccaaactacattcccgtaccaaattttaagtagttatttattcaaaaacaataatacaatGTGTTTGAAAAACAGGAcaagtattaattaaatatttaaattaaaaatacaaatgttacGGACAGAATAATACTTTTACTTCTTCATCGttcatgtcgagctaaactctatttaagTCGTGAATTATCCCGTCTTTTACCCATTTTACTGTAgtccacgactccgtccgcgtaaaattcaTTCATCGCTATcgcgcgggaactgtgcaattttccgggataaaaactatcctatgttcgtCCCCGAtactcaaactatatgtataccgaatttcatctagattttcagcgtttttgacgtgaaaacgtaacaaacaaacatacaaacaaataaataaaattgtgggATTAGTCGGATAAATTTACTAAAGTTGTATATTGACGATTTCGTTATCCCTTAGGTGATGTATGCGGGCACACAGCGAGCTCTAGCAGCTGCCGTCGGGGCTCCGAGACTGCTGGAAGTGAGAGAGATAGACGAACTGACCGAGGACTGGCTGAAAGAGAAACTTACGAGATAGAGCGGCAACAGAGGCAACTGACAACAGACATAACCCTTCtccgggcagtcgggtaaatcctattaatcattatcattccagcctatacgTCACActggcacaggtctcctctctgAGTTAGAGAAGTTAtaaatgggtgaagaccaaaaagttgcacaccttaacgcgagtagttaaaattactattatttttttccattgtgacacgaaagttattcatacaaatgtatgGAATGGACCGCAAAACATACCCATTTATAATGTAAGCGTGCAGAACTAACAGACAGGCAGTCactatgcagtaataggtaattttgtttgtagAGTGGACCAAATTTTGTGTTGCTGTGTATATTATCAAGAAGAAAATCTTGGTAATATAtgaaggctgaccagaattattaaaaacctcgccatattacGGAAAACcaatggaactaatttcttgcactggtaacactaaattcaaatgtcatctgtctattgctgtcaaataacgttgtttgcgcgtggtattttaaagtgttattttgtgtttttgtgcgttaaaatgccgaagattatccatagtattggaaggaaaataattcacaatgtataaaagtatttgtcatagcaaaagtctgagggattagaaaatattcctttaaataacatcaccggcaccgttgtcaatatgactggtaggtaccgtatagtaagtgtaaagaatgttgcaatataaaacgtagaagtgctgccctcgcgtcaggttttttatattcctagTCAGCCTTTAACTTTGAAcaatattatattgtaaaaatCTTACATAAcaaacatgtattttttaacagttgcctttggaaaaaaatgttttacgtaAATAAGTCATAATATAAATGAAGTATTATAAAGTGctaaatttgttttaataatatatttttgttaagaattaatgtatattttgtttgattgacaaacgTAAAATGTAATCTTGCCAATTTATTTGTGTTTCCTaaattccaaataaataaatatcacgggacatttgacaccaataaacctagtcccaaagtaagcaaagcgtgtgttaatataaatatttctagaggtagtgccaccagagttgaggtcgcgcacacaagaacatgtcgtgtaatgacagcaggattttgacattcactcattcatttcattcattctccttttgtgcaatcattttttcatgtagctgtgtgtataaTCATTcgcttcaactctcgtggcactacctataacaCGTTactgtattttaatattaattatgcaCACAGTAAGTAATATACTTTACTAATCAATTCTTTGAATCAATTACtgtttctgtgacaggctaggTGGCGCTAGTGTCGCGAgggtttgacaactttgacattttcgtccggtttgtgattggttaaactaaatgagccaatcgcagcaagattgtaacgtcaaacggacacgatactaacgccatctagcgattaaTTTGGGCCCATTTCGTgcaaaaaaatcctttgaattgtacaaaatgaaacattcgatcttaagtgggtcccgaattaacgctcgtgactgtacCTCATTGTCATAGTTATGTCCCCTGGACAACTGTTCAAAACCGTGGGTTTCTGTTTCTTCTGTGAATAAAATTCATCGAGTGCATATTTTTGCCGTAGTTACAAACGCATTATTTTATGGAATATCGCCTCGCCTAACtacattagtagcatatattataacagttttttaagaaactctgttattgttgtctcttggacaacgggacaaaATAACaagcaagaaaaagttgatggacacgtttattttaaagcaaatatacaattaataaatttattcacaTGCTGTTTACATTAAAGATTTATAAAGACAATTATAAGACTTGAAGACAACTAACacttaattttacataattttaaaattaaccctttaaaatgtaaaataaagtattatttatggTTTGTCgcgtatttttaattgtaagttAATTCCAGAATAAAATTCATACACGATTGAAAAAGAATTGTCAATaaaatttcacatttaaataatataaattgacTATGTAGTAAATGGTTTATAGAAAATCAGTAACACTGAGATAAtgtaaactttattattttgaagctaaatatatgaaaacatAGGCTTTAGGTATATGACAATCGAGATTATTTAATATACGGATAAACGAAGCGATAATATACGGTTTAATATAcggaagaattgcgaaactaaagtggcagtgggcggggcacattgctcgcaggactgatggccgatggggtcagaaggttctcgaaaggcgtccgcggaccgggagacgagctgtcggtaggcctccaacaagatggagcgacgacctggttaagatcgcgggatcgcggtggatgcggaaagaaCAAGACctgtctgagtggagagccttggaggaggcctatgtccagcagtggacgtctttcggctgacatgatgatacggatgttacaaaaatacccgTAATTCTTATCGAAGAGTCCTTCTGGCCATCATTTTATTGGCAAACTAGCTGGCCCCGCAAACTTCGTTCtgccttaaaatcaatttatattgtgttaccttattagccatgtacttttttctatagtgaggaatcaatgcgagcacgcaagcgagggagcaagcatgcatgcaagcaagcatgcaaccaagtatgcaagcaagtatgtatgcaagtaacaatgcatgcaagcaagcatgcaagcaagcatgcaagcaagcatgcaagcaagcatgcaagcaagcatgcaagcaagcatgcaagcaagcatgcaagcaagcatgcaagcaagcatgcaagcaagcatgcaagcaagcatgcaagcaagcatgcaagcaagcatgcaagcaagcatgcaaccaagtatgcaagcaagtatgtatgcaagtaacaatgcatgcaagcgagcacgcaaggaagcatatattcaagcaagcatgcaagcaagcatgcaagcaagcatgcaagcaagcatgcaagcaagcatgcaagcaagcatgcaagcaagcatgcaagcaagcatgcaagcaagcatgcaagcaagcatgcaagcaagcatgcaagcaagcatgcaagcaagcaagcaagcatgcaagcaagcatgcaagcaagcatgcaagcatgcaagcaagcatgcaagcaagcatgcaaccaagtatgcaagcaagtatgtatgcaagtaacaatgcatgcaagcgagcacgcaaggaagcatgtattcaagcaagcatgcaagcaagcatgcaagcaagcatgcaagcaagcatgcaagcaagcatgcaagcaagcatgcaagcaagcatgcaagcaagcatgcaagcaagcatgcaagcaagcatgcaagcaagcatgcaagcaagcatgcaaccaagtatgcaagcaagtatgtatgcaagtaacaatgcatgcaagcgagcacgcaaggaagcatgtattcaagcaagcatgcaagcaagcatgcaagctagcatgcaagcaagcatgcaagcaagcatgcaagcaagcatgcacgctagcgaacatggaagcatgtaaccaatcatgcaagcaggcatgcaagaatgcaagcaagcatgcaagcaagcatgcaagcaagcatgcacgctagcgaacatagaagcatgtaaccaatcatgcaagcaggcatgcaagaatgcaagcaaacatgcaagcatgcacgctagcgaacatggaggcatgttaccaagcatgcatgcaagcaagcacgcaagaaagcatgcacgctagcaaacatggaagcaggcatgcaagcttggaagcaggcatgcaaccatgcaagcaagcatgcaagaaagcatgcacgctagcgaatatggaagcatgtaaccaagcatgcatgcaagcaagcatgcaagcaagcatgcaagcaagcatgcacgctagcgaacatggaagcatgtaaccaatcatgcatgcaagaatgcaagcaagcatgcaagcaagcatgcacgctagcgaacatggaggcatgttaccaagcatgcaagcatgcaagcaagcatgcacgctagcgaacatggaggcatgttaccaagcatgcaagcatgcaagcaagcatgcacgctagcgaacatggaggcatgttaccaagcatgcatgcaagcaagcttggaagcaggcatgcaagcatgcaagcaagcatgcaagaaagcatgcacgctagcgaacatggaagcatgtaaccaagcatgcatgcaagcaagcatgcacgctagcgaacatggaagcatgtaaccaagcatgcatgcaagcaagcatgcaagcaagcatgcacgctagcgaacatggaagcatgtaaccaatcatgcaagcaggcatgcaagaatgcaagcaagcatgcaagcaagcatgcacgctagcgaacatggaggcatgttaccaagcatgcatgcaagcaagcatgcaagaaagcatgcacgctagcgaacatgaagcatgtaaccaagcatgcaaggaggcatgcaagaatgcaagcaagcatgcacgctagcgaacatggaagcgtgtaaccaagcatagcatgcaagccagcatgcaagaaagcaagcaagcgagtatgcaagcaagcaagcaagcatgcaagctggcatgcaagcaagcatgcaagaaagcaagcaagcgagtatgcaagcaagcaagcaagcaagcatgcaagcgagcatggaagcaagcaagtctacagaaatctaggctatctacactaaatataatgatgtagaaaacttatctgttataattaaattctggtgatgatgccgcatatgatgaaattattaattttcactacctaatatatcagaacagattttttgggtactttaaatattataatatatatattaatttcaccaatggtattaatttcactttgccatttgcgcaacacaatccagcggcttcatttttgtacttcaatgccttacaatatgggcaaactgagttcatagatccaatagcaacgcattggtaggcaggcactgtagtcaattgtaacattgtaattgaaagcagctcgattgaaacttacaacattattagctgcattcagctcattacgctctgcacgggtttgtgctatccgaatcctttcaatttcatttcgctcTTGACGTGCTGGGCTGTTCGATTACTCTGATAATTAGCTTGGTTTGTAGCATTTCGAGTTCTTCGACCCAAATTGCTTCGCCCTCGTCTTATAGGTGGCATgagtataaatagattaaatcaaaacacaaaataaatcaaccagtcaatgtaaattgaggaacgtaaacaaattttttttaaatatttattgaatcaggcgttactttgcggaggtccatatcaatgaaataaaataatttccttgctcacccgcgaccttacgatagctaagcttatgcaaaatatgcgtgttcatgcagttcctccacctccacactgtaagaacacacacaaatcacacaaacccatccatcaccaccaccacactacactcgtaaggtcgcgggtgagcaaggaaattattttagttcatttaaatttgtttttgttattatttagtaggtagtattaaggtactcatgtcataaaactcatttactcggcaatcttcgttccactttaaacgaaaaaagtagtgtacgaaaaaaaatggaagaaaacgtccctatttcagacactataggtccaaacatcttccagccaagcaagcaagcatgcaaatgcaaaataagggggattaaataaaacaaaacgcctaaataaaattgagtagcaaacattcgcatcactccgcatttactaaaacccacaggtgatgcattaattaccgcacttccatactcgcattttctttttcccagcaatttttccagtttttctcttcaaaaaaccttccctagactttaacgatgatatgaaaaaaaaaaatagctgaattggtccagccgttctcgagttttgcgcttagcaacacattttacgattcatttttatttatatagataaaaaaccAGATACAAACATTGtggaaaaaaataggtaaaagCGTGCACAAAGTTCACATAAATTTTCTGCTCCGATTATTGTTTTCCGGATATGTCAGCACAAGGGCTGTGTTAGACAGCATTTTACAAAACTCATACGGGGCGGAaaccgcgggcaacagctagttattaatatCATAACTAGTGTTCATCGAGATAATTAAATTTTCCAAATACGATCCATTGTCAAAATACATAGGCAAgctagcaccgtccgcttttAGCGAAACCTGTGACAGTGTTTTCCGGGGGGTACACTTAGTTATcttttaaaaaacgagcctatcagtctcaaagggccggcaacgcacctgtgatgtGATACCCGTcctgttgacaggtgtccatgggcggcggtgattgcttcccaccaggtgacccgcatgcccGTTTCCcctttttatgtaaaaaaacggAAAAGGTTTTGACTATAAATCGTAAGTAGAAATATATTCGGAGAAACAATTTTATGTGAACCAATATGGAgccttatttttattacagaatGTACATTTGTCATTGTCGATCGCACTCAACCAaagtttttgttataacttatataatactgatattttctgataatttttATATCGTAATTTAAAACTCTTACACGTTATTCGTTATACTCAGAAACCAAACATCTTAATTGGGTAGTTTCTTTACTAcccataatatatatatttagtccATCATTTCCAGTATCAGAACATATTGGACacgtactttttattttgtcaatcgAACAAAAAATGGCACAGCTGAAGTGTGCAAAGTTCAGgagtgcagcagggctactacgaaactggaaactcgaagttcgagtcgtgcgcccctctgacacttatactatttaatacgagagcgagagggacggtacgatacgaagttcgagtttcgagtttcgtaatagccctgcaggCTCGTGACGTCTTGCGGTTAGCggtgtaacgaatattcgcattcgcaaaatttctgcgaatgttttgctaatatgaatatcagaataaaatacaattattagataatagtaGGGTAATATTAAATAGTAACTTAACCTCGTAATCACATGATCAGTATTCATTTActcatttgttattatttatttatttactttgcgatgcgttcgtataaactcgttaattctcggaacaaaatacaaacggaacgcacttcgttcgaacaAGACTGCCATAGGCAATTGGCGTcagaacgaaaaactgaatattcgcgtaacattcgttacatcactatgCGGTACTATAACTTGCTAtatatcatcataattttttgCTGAATTGTCAaagtaaaatatgtataccctttccaatattttctgataatttaacgAACTAGTTATACTTTATAAGACGCtagctttatttaaaactattttacacAGTATTTATTATACTCAGAGACGTAACATTTATATAAttaggtcaatcaactttttagtgttgtttttCAGTCCTGTAACTCAGgtgacatcagtgatacactctgttagaaaaatgtttgcaatgtatactatagcatacttaggagatgagccacgaAGGGATTGCCTTAAAACTCTGACAACTTccaacttttagtggatttgtaccccataaaatcatacttttaataagtgacccaggagacgtttCCAAAACTGCCACAActtctaacttttagtggatttgtacccataaaatcatacttttaataagtgactcaggagacgttTCCAAAACTgccacaactcctaacttttagtggatttgtaccccataaaatcatacttttaataagtgacccaggagacgtttCCAAAACTgccacaactcctaacttttagtggatttgtaccccataaaatcatacttttaataagtgacccaggagacgtttCCAAAACTgccacaactcctaacttttagtggattttgtgctccataaaatcatacttttaataagtgacccaggagacgtttCCAAAACTgccacaactcctaacttttagtggatttgaccccataaaatcatacttttaataagtgacccaggagacgtttCCAAAACTGCCACAActtctaacttttagtggatttgtgctccataaaatcatacttttaataagtgacccaggagacgtttCCATGGTAATAAGCTTCGGTAAAACGTTGATTGACCAAATATGTTAGTTTCTAATCAAGTTTTTTTCCAGAAAGCAAAAGATGACTTATAACATGAGTATGAAGTttacaaatgtttttaaatagatttttaaactttttacaataatttgtaatgcatttatatgtatatagcgtttgtgtgatttttgtaattaaaaatatatgaaatgtgcattttcttttatttaataagtacttaataactTAAATTAACCAAATTAACTTAAGTTGAAAAACCCCGGCATCgtcttaaccaacaaaaagttggaaacccccgactttgtccgttccaagttcaatatctcaaaaacggctgcacccattttgataaaacatgtctgagaaccatcgctagaaaacctgcttctAAACAAAAAAGCtacattcaaatcgatccacccgtttaagagttacggtgccacagacagacacacagcggtcaaacttataacacccctctttttgagtcgggggt is from Choristoneura fumiferana chromosome 28, NRCan_CFum_1, whole genome shotgun sequence and encodes:
- the GMF gene encoding glia maturation factor, translated to MSGHNVNVCDIGDDVKEKLKKFRFSKHNENCALILKVNREKQALEVDEELESVELEQLQEILPSHQPRFIVYSYKMEHDDGRTSFPMCFIFYTPRDAHMELQVMYAGTQRALAAAVGAPRLLEVREIDELTEDWLKEKLTR